A single genomic interval of Primulina huaijiensis isolate GDHJ02 chromosome 7, ASM1229523v2, whole genome shotgun sequence harbors:
- the LOC140981532 gene encoding uncharacterized protein has product MGGREDLWKMGWSEINLCIKCEEGQNLLVCSENDCLLAVHEKCMGCPARFDDAGNFYCPHCFHKQAVRESRQAWENAMSKKRALSVFEMVGSKTNLEEKTRVEANGLNLSEGGEDVSMAAFHVGERAQGSDVLHQSVGTDKDAQGSIRGECPANFSPLREANESRRSYESDTIKCSENINGIVRGMEPIVTRDNDVLCGEADRTSQQDGMLDRTETEECVDSHKLDKVIGDNEKDAFTKDSNQVQGRSTPSRRQLDNVKLQEEHKLNTVEEESTQEEVSQSSGGSSDDELAVTLHAGSKRRLKRNDSSDVDSETLSMSNKHPKPSNKNKNEPKSRKRNPPRRSSLALRNIREFDEQAGTSRRSNQSLMLSVNPANDLFFGGKRKRLMWRKDEEEMLKEGVQKFASTAKQNLPWRKILEFGRHVFEETRTPADLKDKWRNLLAR; this is encoded by the exons ATGGGAGGGAGAGAGGATCTATGGAAAATGGGATGGTCAGAAATAAATCTGTGCATAAAATGCGAAGAGGGGCAGAATCTGTTGGTGTGCAGTGAAAATGATTGTCTTCTAGCGGTTCATGAAAAATGTATGGGTTGTCCTGCAAGATTTGATGATGCAGGGAACTTCTATTGTCCCCATTGCTTTCACAAGCAAGCTGTTAGAGAATCACGACAAGCATGGGAAAATGCAATGTCAAAAAAGAGAGCTTTGTCGGTTTTTGAAATGGTAGGTAGCAAAACAAATTTGGAAGAGAAAACGAGGGTTGAGGCTAATGGGCTTAACCTATCCGAAGGTGGTGAAGATGTAAGTATGGCAGCTTTCCATGTTGGAGAACGTGCACAGGGTAGTGATGTTCTCCATCAATCTGTTGGAACTGATAAAGATGCTCAAGGTAGTATTCGTGGTGAATGTCCTGCAAACTTTTCACCACTTAGAGAAGCTAATGAATCAAGGAGATCATACGAAAGTGATACAATAAAGTGCAGTGAAAATATTAATGGCATTGTACGTGGCATGGAGCCTATCGTTACCCGTGACAATGATGTTCTGTGCGGTGAAGCTGACAGGACATCACAGCAAGATGGGATGTTGGATAGAACAGAGACTGAAGAATGTGTTGATAGCCATAAACTGGATAAAGTTATTGGAGATAATGAAAAAGATGCCTTCACGAAGGATTCCAATCAAGTGCAAGGTCGGTCAACCCCATCTAGAAGACAATTGGATAACGTAAAATTGCAAGAAGAGCACAAACTCAACACTGTAGAAGAAGAAAGTACTCAGGAAGAGGTATCTCAAAGTTCTGGAGGTTCCTCGGATGATGAACTTGCAGTAACTTTGCATGCTGGATCTAAGAGAAGATTGAAAAGGAACGACTCTTCAGATGTGGATTCTGAAACTCTTTCCATGAGCAATAAGCATCCCAAACCGAGTAATAAGAATAAGAATGAACCGAAGTCTCGAAAAAGAAATCCTCCAAGGAGGTCGTCTTTGGCTTTGAGAAACATCAGAGAATTTGATGAACAAGCTGGTACCTCCAGAAGATCAAATCAATCTTTAATGCTCTCAGTTAATCC GGCTAATGATTTATTTTTCGGTGGGAAACGTAAAAGACTAATGTGGAGGAAGGATGAAGAAGAAATGCTTAAG GAAGGAGTGCAGAAATTTGCATCAACTGCAAAACAAAATCTTCCTTGGAGGAAAATCTTGGAGTTTGGTCGCCATGTATTTGAAGAGACTCGTACTCCAGCCGATCTGAAGGATAAATGGAGGAACCTTTTGGCAAGATAG